One Leishmania major strain Friedlin complete genome, chromosome 29 DNA segment encodes these proteins:
- a CDS encoding conserved hypothetical protein (previous protein_id=AAZ09506.1) encodes MSPHNKRGKAKEAANKQRKANQHQRHSTSKGQHTYFVTRSGGGDSYLSTHTSAKQNKVKHTYDDTDPLDQQLFDYIIVVDVEATCEQNNRNYPHEVIEIPGVLINVRTGQVDRARSFHTFVKPWRNPRLTPFCTQLTGITQEVVDAAPSITEAIQLFEKWYWETIPRGAKTIFAADGPWDFKNFIHEHHILRDHVGFPSIFYEYLDIRTTFAHRLNHGVPIKLDAMLRKMNLRFDGRPHNGFDDAYNIARLAVAMMKAGCVLDFVIAIPLDDAYHYHLDGVPLYRREEGSGHVDRDVVEDIAKQCYGADYFKFGQRHRDAVRAYRLEHPKEFSHAYVVALKRRNDRALARQRKRQWRLAVLFLFAVLLAEIAYVLQLHRAAAAWLASAFESYSLTSYSTSASQTV; translated from the coding sequence ATGTCTCCCCACAACAAGCGTGGGAAGGCCAAGGAGGCCGCGAACAAGCAGCGAAAGGCGAACCAGCATCAACGCCACAGCACGTCCAAGGGGCAACACACATACTTCGTCacccgcagcggtggcggcgactcCTACTTGTCCACCCATACCTCCGCCAAGCAGAACAAAGTGAAGCACACTTACGATGACACGGACCCGTTAGACCAACAGCTCTTCGATTACATCATTGTGGTGGACGTGGAGGCAACGTGTGAGCAGAACAATCGGAACTACCCCCACGAGGTCATCGAGATTCCTGGTGTTCTTATCAATGTCCGCACCGGCCAGGTCGATCGAGCCCGCTCCTTTCACACCTTCGTGAAGCCCTGGCGCAACCCCAGGCTGACTCCCTTCTGCACCCAGCTCACCGGCATCACCcaggaggtggtggacgcTGCCCCGAGCATTACCGAGGCCATCCAGCTCTTCGAGAAATGGTACTGGGAGACCATACCCAGAGGCGCCAAGACCATCttcgccgccgacggcccGTGGGATTTCAAGAACTTCATCCACGAGCATCACATCCTGCGCGATCATGTAGGCTTTCCCAGCATCTTCTACGAATACCTCGATATCCGCACCACCTTTGCCCACCGCCTGAACCACGGCGTGCCGATCAAACTAGACGCCATGCTGCGCAAGATGAACCTGCGCTTCGACGGCAGGCCGCACAACGGCTTCGACGACGCATACAACATTGCGCGGCTTGCTGTTGCGATGATGAAGGCCGGCTGCGTGCTTGACTTCGTAATAGCCATTCCACTAGATGACGCGTACCACTATCACCTGGACGGTGTACCGCTCTACCGACGTGAGGAGGGTAGCGGACACGTCGATCGCGACGTCGTGGAGGACATCGCGAAGCAGTGCTACGGTGCCGACTACTTCAAGTTTGGCCAGCGTcaccgcgacgccgtccgCGCTTATCGCCTCGAGCACCCCAAGGAGTTTAGCCACGCCTACGTGGTGGCGCTGAAGCGGCGCAACGACCGCGCGTTAGCTCGGCAACGGAAGCGACAGTGGCGCCTCGCAGTGCTGTTTCTCTTCGCAGTCCTGCTGGCCGAAATAGCGTACGTGCTACAACTgcaccgcgctgccgcagcgtggcTGGCGTCCGCCTTTGAAAGCTACAGCCTCACCAGCTACAGCACTTCTGCTTCACAAACTGTGTAG
- a CDS encoding conserved hypothetical protein (previous protein_id=AAZ09507.1), whose protein sequence is MVKQRRCNIPPELRAMARAVSDADTRQFPDLAPAPGRAGPPVSALRHITTELNDDEPLSTREFKLFRAACEECRQHLHSVTNGIIASGTPIADVLVLAVRIDILCTDLGLSLPAVFPTLREIHTYLLDLSDRLALGRGELQRQGVLLDRLIRALHSVLERGERALRDYETWETQRDTSNPDRGALKTESSMAASSAVANSPREAVRIYSAGNRCRKNVAASDIELVSCRASPRQSSAHESSMGSAAQPKAHRAITTTAAAGATVADAQELIPVSGQHLLPFHVADAVAGVNADLAVHFTHIRWYVKVADEVPAHFDAHTHLEDNVLRNAWDVHVGRNRAACTTEEFLPFLPLFSSWTQRIIMSVLNFKDCGVISLYSLQRLLSVWGPLQLLEANLRRELELGAVDLSEPFAYLAFSLAALPDAMAGDYVVGLTDVIGEVRVAVLRRARGPHWHLRAAPGAAPRSTSTKRTGRGVATSIMTSPAQAVAAPRKRLATVSYTLSHATGAWMVKGLAREEFDSVADACAAFAEIFQRPCGQPPSTSCAVPLPPALAHPAQLLPLQGEGGGSVMPAPLVPAIPANPEDAAEGNASALHRACYRNNARYVRTLLHRGGGTVINIALVDPLVSDSFCWTPLLCAVNNPHSDPVELVLQLLEAGAEVEYMDDAGCTALYYAIANGYAETTRVLLEHCPTLSTSPYTVPLLVAIGAHDYHLRACDVQRLMMVVPTAAVLRVIVAYESSLALVALASTIVEEKLSGKDHSVLSAERYLVAQRCSAPAEQYTSAETEQLKRWVHHHTQCCLRARQDVQEAVRVLYARQYALSWRAWLDALGAAKRDGAASLSLTEG, encoded by the coding sequence ATGGTCAAGCAGCGACGGTGCAACATACCGCCCGAACTACGTGCCATGGCTCGTGCCGTGTCTGATGCCGACACCCGTCAGTTCCCGGACCTTGCCCCTGCGCCGGGCCGCGCCGGCCCTCCAGTaagcgcgctgcgccacatcACTACGGAGCTGAATGACGATGAGCCTCTAAGCACTCGGGAGTTTAAGCTGTTCCGTGCCGCCTGCGAGGAGTGTCGCCAGCACCTTCACAGCGTTACGAACGGCATCATCGCGTCAGGGACACCGATTGCTGatgtgctggtgctggcggtcCGCATAGACATCCTCTGCACCGATCTCGGCCTCTCCCTGCCAGCGGTGTTTCCCACGCTGCGGGAGATCCACACCTACCTACTCGATCTTAGTGACCGGCTGGCACTCGGCCGCGGCGAGTTGCAGCGACAGGGCGTCCTTCTAGACCGCCTGATACGCGCCCTTCACAGTGTTCTCGAGCGAGGTGAGCGGGCCTTGCGTGATTACGAGACATGGGAGACTCAGCGCGATACCTCCAACCCGGATCGTGGCGCACTCAAAACAGAGAGTAGCATGGCCGCCTCTAGTGCGGTTGCCAACTCACCGCGCGAAGCCGTGCGCATCTATAGTGCAGGAAATAGGTGCCGGAAGAATGTGGCGGCCAGCGATATCGAGTTAGTCTCCTGCCGTGCCTCACCACGGCAGTCGTCCGCACACGAGTCTTCCATGGGTTCTGCAGCGCAACCAAAGGCACACCGGGcgatcaccaccaccgcggctgcaggTGCCACCGTCGCTGATGCGCAAGAGCTTATCCCAGTGAGCGGGCAGCACCTTCTTCCCTTCCACGTCGCTGACGCCGTTGCTGGCGTGAACGCCGACCTGGCCGTGCACTTCACGCACATCCGATGGTACGTGAAGGTGGCAGACGAGGTGCCTGCCCACTttgatgcacacacgcacctggAGGACAACGTGCTGCGGAACGCCTGGGACGTCCATGTGGGACGCAACCGCGCCGCGTGCACGACAGAGGAGTTCCTTCCCTTCCTGCCATTGTTCTCGTCGTGGACGCAAAGGATTATCATGTCGGTGCTGAACTTCAAGGACTGCGGCGTCATCTCACTTTACTCGCTGCAACGGTTGCTGAGTGTGTGGGGACCACTGCAGCTTCTGGAGGCGAACCTGCGCCGCGAACTGGAGCTGGGTGCAGTGGACTTGTCGGAGCCGTTTGCCTACCTGGCCTTCTCCTTAGCCGCTCTGCCTGACGCGATGGCTGGCGACTATGTTGTGGGTCTCACCGATGTGATCGGCGAAGTGCGCGTAGCCGTCTTGCGTCGAGCCCGCGGGCCTCATTGGCACCTGCGGGCGGCCCCGGGAGCTGCTccccgctccacctccacgaAGAGGACGGGCAGAGGCGTTGCTACCAGCATCATGACATCGCCGGCCCAGGCAGTGGCTGCACCGCGCAAGCGCTTGGCCACCGTCTCCTACACCCTGTCCCACGCCACTGGTGCGTGGATGGTGAAGGGGCTGGCGCGCGAAGAGTTCGACTCGGTCGCCGACGCATGTGCCGCCTTCGCGGAGATCTTTCAGCGGCCATGTGGGCAGCCGCCAAGCACTTCTTGCGCTGTGCCACTCCCGCCGGCGTTGGCGCATCCAGCACAGCTGTTGCCTCTGcagggcgagggaggcggctCCGTGATGCCGGCCCCTTTGGTGCCCGCCATCCCCGCAAACCCCGAGGATGCCGCCGAGGGCAATGCTTCCGCCTTGCATCGCGCATGCTACCGCAACAATGCCCGCTACGTCCGCacactgctgcaccgcggcggcggcacggtcATCAACATCGCCCTAGTGGACCCGCTGGTGAGCGACAGCTTCTGCTGGAccccgctgctgtgcgccgTCAACAATCCGCACAGTGACCCGGTGGAGTTAGTGTtacagctgctggaggccgGTGCCGAGGTGGAGTACATGGATGACGCCGGCTGCACCGCGCTCTACTACGCCATCGCCAACGGATATGCTGAGACgacgcgtgtgctgctggaACACTGCCCGACGCTGTCGACTTCACCCTacacggtgccgctgcttgtgGCGATTGGCGCCCACGACTAccacctgcgcgcgtgcgatgTGCAGAGGctgatgatggtggtgccGACGGCGGCTGTGCTCCGGGTGATAGTGGCGTACGAATCCAgcctcgccctcgtcgcgCTTGCCTCGACCATcgtggaggagaagctgAGTGGCAAGGACCATAGTGTCTTATCAGCGGAGCGATACCTGGTGGCACAGCGCTGCTCCGCGCCAGCGGAGCAGTACACCTCCGCAGAGACGGAGCAGCTAAAGCGGTGGGTGCATCACCATACCCAGTGCTGCCTACGGGCACGCCAGGATGTTcaggaggcggtgcgggtgctgTACGCGCGACAGTACGCGCTCTCGTGGCGTGCGTGGCTTGACGCCTTGGGCGCCGCGAAGAGGGAcggtgccgcgtcgctgAGCCTGACCGAAGGGTGA
- a CDS encoding conserved hypothetical protein (previous protein_id=AAZ09508.1) yields MHATSAPSPLLPALQPASGTMAAPHVAIEEAAVAASAFGYEETSVKAKEYDEDWHRLPSEISYFQDLLASLEGKQQLTSAASSSNAAATSGPSYCTSLQRERELEEREMADLRLRERQVAIIEARRRRSRRRCDAVDEAFQKALKRRWQAMQHLAADPPAERLVGQGMTQYVPAALLPDDVVDRRGRHQPGPLPLAPQSAVEARMRRTPNAPAITGAGLTSATVVRALEDCSAGTTAEQDAIVFLTQLDAGGRLVRKDGATGGSHIPTQSPSVSSRVVAMTSSEGMRVEDEALPRTTSAHAASTIGAEALPNADVREDDNEDEGGWIRPATVTEANRARWQEMGYHVIVVGGKGRCGDAAAREADAVRRAIRSVEALPNERVALRAAEQRTATSSSALTRRKPPTDQQAKYTSVPRWDWMQLAPLPQVCLVQRRLPEEDMTVAELRERHHRHIPVASSTTSVPRGRQNRGDLPWKVSGKSVPR; encoded by the coding sequence ATGCACGCCACATCAGCGCCATCTCCGCTGTTGCCGGCCCTTCAACCCGCTTCTGGCACCATGGCGGCCCCACATGTGGCGATTGAGGAAGCTGCGGTGGCAGCTTCTGCTTTCGGCTATGAGGAGACGAGCGTAAAGGCGAAGGAGTACGACGAAGATTGGCACCGACTACCGAGTGAAATTAGCTACTTCCAAGACCTTCTAGCCTCCCTAGAggggaagcagcagctgacctctgccgcctcctcctcgaacgcGGCCGCCACTAGCGGGCCGTCCTACTGCACTTCCttgcagcgagagagggagctggaggagcgcgaGATGGCGGATCTGCGTCTTCGCGAGCGACAGGTCGCCATCATCGAGGCCCGGCGCCGTCGATCGCGGCGTAGATGCGACGCCGTCGATGAGGCTTTTCAGAAAGCTCTGAAGCGGCGATGGCAGGCGatgcagcacctcgccgccGATCCGCCTGCCGAGCGTCTGGTGGGGCAAGGTATGACGCAGTACGTtccggcggcgctgctgccggatGACGTGGTGGACAGGCGCGGTCGCCACCAACCGGGCCCGCTGCCCCTCGCGCCGCAgtcggcggtggaggcgcggATGCGCCGCACGCCCAATGCACCGGCAATCACAGGTGCAGGTCTAACTTCGGCCACGGTGGTGAGGGCCCTCGAGGATTGTTCGGCTGGCACGACTGCCGAGCAGGACGCCATCGTCTTCTTGACCCAACTCGACGCCGGTGGAAGGCTTGTGCGCAAGGACGGGGCAACAGGCGGCAGCCACATCCCGACCCAGTCTCCTTCCGTGTCATCACGAGTGGTAGCGATGACCAGCAGTGAAGGGATGAGGGTGGAAGACGAGGCACTACCACGAACAACGTCCGCCCACGCCGCCTCGACGATTGGCGCTGAGGCGTTGCCGAACGCAGACGTGCGTGAGGACGACAACGAAGACGAAGGGGGCTGGATTCGGCCTGCGACGGTTACCGAGGCGAACAGAGCACGCTGGCAGGAAATGGGCTATCACGTCATCGTGGTCGGCGGGAAGGGGCgatgcggcgacgccgctgcgcgtgagGCGGACGCCGTGCGTCGTGCGATTCGGTCTGTCGAGGCCCTGCCGAACGAGAgggtggcgctgcgggctGCTGAGCAGCGTACGGCAACCTCCTCGTCAGCCCTCACGCGCCGCAAGCCCCCGACCGACCAGCAAGCAAAGTACACGAGCGTCCCAAGGTGGGATTGGATGCAACTCGCGCCGTTGCCTCAGGTGTGCCTCGTGCAACGGCGTCTTCCGGAAGAAGATATGACTgtcgcggagctgcgggAGCGGCATCATCGGCACATCCCTGTCGCATCCTCGACCACCTCTGTGCCGCGTGGGCGGCAGAATCGTGGTGATCTCCCGTGGAAGGTGAGTGGTAAGTCGGTGCCTCGCTAG
- a CDS encoding putative DNA repair helicase (previous protein_id=AAZ09509.1), whose protein sequence is MNIGDSGNIFVEKAHPAYAHVIDFLISCCEPVSRTQHMEQYRMDSSSLSSATAEGTYSLAMIENVLRHFRLNAAQELPVDLERCAALERLASALDESTESAEVDGSRVSQEALATTTASSSFDARIPLPRCLCDVDLTGTILASLNRTSADDAPSPAVTAHHVGNDSLETLVKREKVEEEEMGDRLSAGGAAASALKTVSSRSAAPSGSPTSRLLQLFRPLLPTPASAAAPTHSPTTRSQLEQGAPIAARPLISLAVVRPADVRRPLPESLAQMLEEEENASRVQIVLQPRLRRFHQFEASRGASFASTTATSRATVSKERNGAATGALAERDDQQLFYFVQSRERAHLEHVLPALKEFLEPVVICGAERWIVSDVDRTPLGNTKGIGDAERLARDAGRPAVLRLLYEPPRVGTQYEKAEATPSASRFLYKCQVRDGKLREVKECLFSKFDIRADCYYDYMQDHTLYVPNLSLASHVRLRPYQVASLERFRRGRKAHQGVIVLPCGAGKTLTGIGAAATMQTTTIVMCINHMSVFQWQREFLRWTNLAEEEVTVCTAKVKQRPGKVFITTYSMVVAKRGSADGAAAEESRAILQVMTAQPWGLLLLDEVHTALAHHFQDVLNTIKYKCVLGLSATLLREDDKIGDLRHLVGPKLYEANWLDLTRAGFLANVECAEVQCPMPPLFLQEYYGIQRTRALLGAHARRNHRGGCGGNGKRCRESVFQDDEDAGEDGDSDGEDNGARGGRGRGHDAYGPLTSRSLRLASCNPYKLWCAQALLAFHQQRSPPDKVIIFCDYLADVRFFAHHLHLPFMDQRTSEAERTNLLQYFQHSDGVNAIILTRVGDVALDLPCASVVIQVSGLGASRRQEAQRLGRILRPKPPSLDNTCAYFYTLVSQDTADVSTSYKRQSWLRDQGFAYRILHCDRVLSEFARVGGQPCCVGPPQWWYQTHNTASATPSSETAAAVDVGWVHYDGFYWAPFSADAAALIEAAFQHGRATCIVRGSELGRGTPRPSSEELGRYPLLSFESWKVTFSSVDAPQTFGTVLIGEGAPSSPLRERRVRRGCLDRSHRCIPATADQESRCISFARNTVLRARDTRGSDAVTEVE, encoded by the coding sequence ATGAACATCGGTGACTCGGGCAACATATTTGTGGAGAAGGCGCACCCCGCCTACGCCCATGTCATCGACTTCCTCATTTCCTGCTGCGAGCCAGTCAGCAGGACCCAGCACATGGAACAGTACCGCATGGACAGCTCCTCCTTGTCCTCGGCCACCGCTGAGGGCACGTACTCGCTTGCCATGATTGAGAATGTTCTTCGACACTTCCGGCTGAACGCGGCTCAGGAGCTGCCTGTTGACCTtgagcgctgcgcagcactgGAGAGGCTGGCGTCCGCGCTGGACGAGTCGACTGAGAGCGCGGAGGTAGATGGATCTCGGGTTTCTCAGGAGGCGTTGGCGACTACAACCGCGTCTTCGTCGTTTGATGCTCGCATACCactgccgcgctgcctctgcgaCGTCGACCTGACAGGCACCATTCTCGCCTCGCTGAACCGCACaagcgccgacgacgccccATCACCCGCTGTCACTGCCCACCACGTGGGCAACGACAGCTTGGAGACACTCGTAAAGCGGGAAaaggtggaagaggaggagatgggCGACCGTTTGTCcgcgggcggcgcggctgcctcggctTTGAAAACAGTCTCGTCTCGCTCCGCGGCGCCTTCCGGCAGCCCAACTAGCCGCCTCTTACAGCTCTTCCGTCCCTTGTTGCCGACGCCggcatctgcagcagcgcctacACACTCGCCCACGACACGCTCTCAGCTTGAACAAGGGGCGCCAATCGCAGCACGGCCGCTCATCTCCCTTGCGGTTGTGCGGCCTGCTGACGTCCGTCGACCGCTTCCAGAGTCGCTGGCGCAgatgctggaggaggaggagaacgcTTCTCGCGTGCAGAtcgtgctgcagccgcgcctgCGGCGCTTCCACCAGTTCGAGGCGAGCCGTGgtgcctccttcgcctcaACCACCGCCACGTCCAGGGCGACAGTATCGAAGGAGCGAaacggcgctgccaccggtGCTCTTGCCGAGCGAGATGATCAACAGCTGTTCTACTTTGTTCAGTCGCGTGAGCGGGCGCACTTGGAACACGTACTACCGGCCTTGAAGGAGTTCCTGGAGCCGGTGGTGATCTGCGGCGCCGAGCGCTGGATCGTATCTGACGTTGATCGGACCCCGCTGGGCAACACAAAGGGCATTGGCGATGCTGAACGGCTGGCGCGGGACGCCGGGCGGCCTGCCGTGCTGCGCTTGCTCTACGAACCCCCGCGTGTCGGCACCCAATATGAGAAGGCGGAAGCGACGCCCAGTGCCAGCCGGTTTTTGTACAAGTGCCAGGTGCGTGACGGGAAGCTACGAGAGGTGAAGGAGTGCCTCTTTTCAAAGTTCGACATCCGTGCCGACTGCTACTATGACTACATGCAGGACCACACCCTGTATGTGCCGAACCTGAGCCTCGCAAGCCACGTTCGCCTGCGGCCCTACCAGGTGGCGTCGCTCGAGAGGTTCCGCCGAGGACGGAAGGCGCACCAAGGCGTCATCGTCCTCCCGTGCGGGGCTGGCAAGACGCTAACTGGCAttggtgccgccgccaccatgCAAACCACCACTATCGTGATGTGCATCAACCACATGTCCGTCTTCCAGTGGCAGCGCGAGTTTTTGCGCTGGACGAACCTggctgaggaggaggtgacggtgTGCACTGCAAAGGTGAAACAGCGGCCGGGCAAGGTTTTCATCACCACCTACAGCATGGTCGTCGCAAAGCGAGGTAgcgcggacggcgctgctgcggaagAGTCCCGGGCGATCCTGCAGGTCATGACTGCGCAGCCATGGGGTCTGCTGCTTCTGGACGAGGTGCACACCGCCCTTGCGCACCACTTTCAGGATGTGCTGAACACCATCAAGTACAAGTGCGTGCTGGGGCTGAGCGcaacgctgctgcgtgaGGACGACAAAATCGGTGACCTGCGTCACCTTGTGGGGCCGAAGCTGTATGAGGCTAACTGGCTCGATCTGACTCGCGCCGGCTTCCTGGCGAACGTCGAGTGCGCCGAGGTGCAGTGCCCGATGCCGCCCCTGTTCCTGCAAGAGTACTACGGTATTCAGCGCACCCGTGCTCTTctcggcgcacacgcacgccgcaaccatcgtggcggctgcggcggcaatgGAAAGCGTTGCCGCGAGAGTGTCTTTcaggacgacgaggacgccgggGAGGACGGGGACAGCGATGGGGAGGACAACGGCGCCcgtggagggagaggcagaggtcATGACGCGTATGGCCCCCTCACCTCGCGCTCTCTGCGCCTCGCTTCCTGCAACCCGTACAAGCTGTggtgtgcgcaggcgcttCTGGCCTTTCATCAGCAGCGCTCTCCGCCCGACAAGGTGATCATATTTTGCGATTACCTCGCTGACGTGCGCTTCTTTGCACATCACCTCCACCTGCCTTTCATGGATCAGCGgacgagcgaggcggagcggacAAACCTGTTGCAGTACTTCCAGCACTCCGATGGCGTGAACGCCATCATCTTGACGCGTGTCGGTGATGTCGCGCTGGACCTGCCCTGCGCATCTGTCGTGATCCAGGTCTCTGGCCTCGGGGCGTCGCGTCGGCAGGAGGCGCAACGCCTTGGCCGCATCCTGCGCCCAAAGCCGCCGTCCCTCGATAACACATGCGCCTACTTCTACACCCTTGTCTCGCAGGATACGGCAGACGTCAGCACAAGCTACAAACGGCAGAGCTGGCTGCGCGATCAGGGCTTCGCCTACCGCATCTTGCACTGCGACCGCGTTCTGAGCGAGTTTGCGCGCGTGGGCGGGCAGCCCTGCTGTGTGGGGCCACCCCAGTGGTGGTATCAGACGCACAACACCGCTTCTGCCACACCGTCCTCGgaaacggcagcggcggtggatgTTGGCTGGGTGCACTACGACGGCTTCTACTGGGCCCCGTTTTCTGCTGACGCCGCAGCCCTCATCGAGGCGGCGTTTCAGCACGGACGAGCGACTTGCATCGTGCGTGGCAGCGAGTTGGGCAGAGGCACCCCCCGGCCCTCATCTGAGGAGCTCGGGCGATACCCTCTGCTCAGCTTCGAGTCATGGAAGGTCACCTTCAGCAGCGTTGATGCACCGCAGACCTTTGGCACTGTGCTCATTGGCGAAGGCGCGCCGTCTTctccgctgcgcgagcgccgcgtgcgtcgTGGCTGCCTTGATCGCAGCCATCGGTGCATCCCTGCGACTGCTGATCAGGAAAGTCGCTGCATCAGCTTCGCCCGAAACACTGTGTTGCGTGCACGAGATAcgcgtggcagcgacgccgtgaCGGAGGTCGAGTAG